One genomic region from Macrobrachium rosenbergii isolate ZJJX-2024 chromosome 1, ASM4041242v1, whole genome shotgun sequence encodes:
- the LOC136839711 gene encoding PE-PGRS family protein PE_PGRS47-like produces the protein MAKDSSCGDDCACGVGVDSGGGAGVGDNSGGDDGAGGVGDTSGNDGGSGGVGVDSGGDDGVSGVGGDSGGDDGAGGVGDTSGNDGGSGGVGVNSGGDDSASGVGGDSSGDDGAGGVGDTVVMMAVLVVIVMVMTVLVVLVILVVMMAVLVVLVFTVVVMTVLVVVMKVQVVYDDDRVIGGDDVAGDDSGCKDGDNSSGDDGAGRIGDDSCEDDRVIGGDDGTGDDSGGDDGAGGIGDDSCDDVRVICGDDGAGGIGVDRCGVNRGGGGDDAGGGGGGVGDSGGAV, from the exons TTGTGGTGATGACTGTGCTTGTGGTGTTGGTGTTGATAGTGGTGGTGGTGCTGGTGTTGGTGATAATAGTGGTGGTGATGACGGTGCTGGTGGTGTTGGTGATACTAGTGGTAATGATGGCGGTtctggtggtgttggtgttgatagtggtggtgatgatggtgttAGTGGTGTTGGTGGTGATAGTGGTGGTGATGACGGTGCTGGTGGCGTTGGTGATACTAGTGGTAATGATGGCGGTTCTGGTGGTGTTGGTGTTAATAGTGGTGGTGATGACAGTGCTAGTGGTGTTGGTGGTGATAGTAGTGGTGATGACGGTGCTGGTGGTGTTGGTGATACAGTGGTAATGATGGCAGTTCTGGTGGTGATAGTGATGGTGATGACGGTGCTGGTGGTGTTGGTGATACTAGTGGTAATGATGGCGGTtctggtggtgttggtgtttacAGTGGTGGTGATGACGGTGCTAGTGGTGGTGATGAAGGTCCAGGTGGT TTATGATGATGATCGTGTTATTGGTGGTGATGACGTTGCTGGTGATGATAGTGGTTGTAAAGATGGTGATAATAGTAGTGGTGATGACGGTGCTGGTCGCATTGGTGATGATAGTTGTGAGGATGATCGCGTTATTGGTGGTGATGACGGTACTGGGGATGATAGCGGTGGTGATGACGGTGCTGGTGGTATTGGTGATGATAGTTGTGATGATGTCCGCGTTATCTGTGGTGATGACGGTGCTGGTGGTATTGGCGTTGATAGATGTGGTGTTAATCGCGGCGGTGGTGGTGATGATgccggtggtggtggtggtggtgttggtgataGTGGTGGTGCAGTGTAA